In Festucalex cinctus isolate MCC-2025b chromosome 17, RoL_Fcin_1.0, whole genome shotgun sequence, the genomic stretch tttttatttctgttggcaaaaacttggaagttggagtgcagcatgtgcactcggatgattattattattattattatttaattttttattttttggtccaaaacaagaaaatgtttaaacgtaaaaaaataaaagaattaaaaaaatattaagacaaataaaatgatttgaaatactataattatgcaagttccttttggatgaaacaaaatgtattaaattattttaaaattttaaaaaggtgcaaatttaTAAGTgtaaactcaaaaattagtattattcttGTTTTACAATTATGATTTTGTAATCGTGAACTCCgtgtaataactgaaattgtaattaaatttttattaattgCAGAGccctaactgtattttttttttttttttatatatatatatatataattataccaAATGGCTGATGTTTATGATCAAACAGTGGAGTCGATCACTGCCGTGTACACGGTCGGTCAACTGAAGGGAAAAGGCCGGGAAGCCGAAGACGCGTCCTACGGCATCACATACAGTTTCATCACCAAGCTCGATCTGGACTCTTCCGTTTCCAAAGTCATCAGCACTCGCTGGTACGCTCGCTCGGGCACACGCGGCGACTTACTCGTTGCAACAAGTTCACGTTTTGTTCGTCGTGTGCCTCAGCGCCAAGTGCAAGTTCCAGGTGACCGACGGCGTGCAGTATTGCACCAATCAGTTGTGTCCAGGGAGGGGTCAAGTCTTCTCATCCACCACTGGCTTCGACCTGCTCGTGGACCTCACAGACCACACGGGCACTCTCCACGCCTGCTCCCTCAGAAGCCCAGTGGCTGAGGCCATGCTGGGATGCACTGTTAGTATTACAAACGGAACTGCGACTCAATGGAAACATGAGTCCAAATATTGTATCTTTCGTTTGGATGCAGACCGAGCAGTTTAATAGTTTGACCAACAACGAGCGCACAGCAATCAAGTGGAAGTTTCTTCTGGAGAGATGCAAAATATATGTGAAGGTGGAGTAGTGATTACTTTTCCACTTCAAGGAGTCAGTGCAcattataaatgtgtttttttttttctgttttagatCATCCCCTCCACTAAAACAAAGAGTGGGGTCCGGGCTGTGGTTCTGGCCTGTTCACTGGCCGACCCGGGTGAGGCGAAGCAGCACATGTCAACGCTGCTGAAGGGGGACTGAGGAATGCACCGAAACCACAAAAGTTCGAGTGTTCGTCTGCTCCAAGCATGACACAAAAGAAATGGGAGTTTGTGTTTAGATTGTTCTTATTCATTCGTTCGTTCTTCAACACTGTTATGTATTTGAGGTTTTAAACCGTTATGTGTGCTCCTGTTAAATAAAGTTGCAGTCGTTCAGCAAATTTGGTCTCTTGAAATATGAACAGGAAGTGTacaatattgtataaaaagACAAACAAGCAAGGTTTTACATACCTCAACTTCTCAACgtcgaaaaaaatatatctttcaCTGTGTTCATATTTATGTGGTAGTTTTGTTCATTTACAAAATGTTTGCGACATGAGTCAGCAGGTGGCGGTAATTAACGCTAGCAAAACGGAACCGTCGTTCGTTAGTATTTGTTGCTCTGGGGGCGATTTAGAAAAAGGTACGCGTATAGCGTTGCACCAAAAGCAAAGGTAATCCAAACAAACTTTACTTTTACGGGCTTAGACTAACATTCACTCCTTACTAATCACCTTTAAAAATCGGACATATGTTGTTTGCTATGATACGGTGCTAAGCTAACGTTAGCTGCGTTGTCATTTTGATGCTAGCGGCGCGAAAACTTCCTCCACTATTCTTCGTGTTTCGTTGCATAATAAACGGAACATTGACACGTATTGGTGTACTATACTCACTTTTGACAGTGGCGGCCGGAAGACAAGCATGAACGTGAACCAGGGGACCGTGGGCAGCGACCCGGTCATTTTGGCCACGGCCGGTTATGACCACACTGTCCGCTTTTGGCAGGCCCACAGCGGCATCTGCACCCGGACCGTCCAGCACCAGGACTCTGTATCCTTAAATTGGTTATCGCACTTCCGGTGGAAGAAGAGGCGATATGTATCTCctctttattttttgcttttaaattcAGAAATTGttctttaatttgttttttttgccagcaaGTGAATTCACTTGAAGTAACACCTGACAGGAGTATGATTGCAGCTGCAGGTTagtaacttttaaaaaaaaatgacttatatGTGTATGTCTTGGATAAAACTCATCTTCCCTTTTTAAGGCTATCAGCACATCCGCATGTACGACCTGAACTCCAACAATCCCAACCCAGTGATTAATTATGACGGCGTTAGCAAAAACATCACCTCTGTGGGCTTCCACGAAGATGGACGCTGGATGTACACGGGAGGAGAAGATTGCATGGCTCGAATCTGGGACTTGAGGTACTCCATTGCCTGATAACTAGACAGTAAAtgttagtataaaaaaaaaaaaggtcaacattcaaataataaaatgttttaaacagATCACGCAATCTACAGTGTCAGAGAATCTTCCAGGTTAACGCGCCCATCAACTGTGTGTGCCTGCATCCGAACCAGGTAAGACGTTTATTACAGTTCAAACAATGGCGAATATGTATCGATATTAATTTTGGTGAACGTCAAACGCGTGATTTCAGGCGGAACTAATAGTCGGAGACCAGAGCGGAGTGATTCATATTTGGGATCTGAAAACGGACCACAATGAGCAGCTCATTCCCGAGCCAGAGGTGTCGGTCAACGCGGTTCACATCGATCCAGATGCCAGTTACATGGCAGCAGTCAACAGCTCGGTCAGTCACTCgacataattttttgtttttaaaaatgtgcacttGTAAAACTTGAACTCATCAGGGCAACTGTTACGTGTGGAACCTGGCTGGCGGTATGGGAGACGAGGTGACGCAGCTGATCCCCAAAACCAAAATCCCCGCTCACAAACGCTACTCTCTCCGCTGCAAGTTTAGCCCCGATTCCACGTGAGTCccttgaacccacaacctattTATTGAAGCGTCAAATAAGCGTCGCCGATGTGTGCGTGCGCTGTCGTCACCTTCAGTCTGCTGGCCACCTGCTCAGCGGATCAGACCTGCAAGATCTGGAGGACGTCCAATTTCTCTCTGATGACTGAGCTGAGCATCAAGAGCAACAATCCCGGAGAGACATCTAGAGGCTGGATGTGGGACTGCGCCTTCTCCGGCGACTCGCAGTACATTGTGACGGGTACGTGAGCTTTTACTAATTATGATTTTCTCTCATTTTACTGTAAATGTGAATTGAATCGCATCGTTTCTTCGCAGCTTCCTCTGACAACTTGGCTCGTCTGTGGTGCGTGGAAACGGGCGAGATCAAGAGAGAATACAGCGGCCACCAGAAGGCCGTGGTGTGTCTGGCCTTTAATGACAGTGTGCTGAGTTGAGGACGACTGTAAAATTTAAAAGCAAGACAGCATAAAAAGGACTATACCAGTAGATCCCTCTTTGGggtttgtgatattttttctcACCATCACCTTTATTGAGTAAAAAGTGACATGTCATGATACACGTTATTTATGACTTTATATTTTGAGGGTAGTAGTATTTACTATTCAAATCACCGTACGAATGAGGTACACATTCAAatgttaagtaaaaaaaaaaaaaaaaaatgtttaaaataatatattctatgctccactagtctaaatacggcattcttattaatattttgttagtGAAATACAaagttaagcagtaaaatcaaCCCATGTCagggggggcagccattttgtgacatcacagttgctcaggtaatgaccaatcacctgttagcttgtgaatgtcacatgaccaaaaacaataacaaaaaaaaaaaaaaacaaaaaaaaggtaagtCATGATTGGTCGATACTTGAGCAACCggcaatgtcattttcagttgatagcaagtgacaaaatggccgcccctcgtgaaataaaaacaagtggattttgctgcttacgtcatattccacaaacactattttaaatcagaatgccatgtttggtGGGAACACATAGAAGatattattgtaaatgtttgttgttgtttttttgtatatgtctcaagtttaattcatttattgttataaatgaatattgtgttttgagGGAAAATAAATTTGAAGTCACATTCTAGAGTTGTGGTTCtttatttcctctttttttgtttaattgacCAACACTGACATTTAATGGTTATCGTACAAGTGTGGAGTCGATGTCACCAGGGAGAGTTCTAAGCATGAATTGGTGTAATTCTCTCAAATGTACTTACAGCATTGGCCTCCAATCTTGTTcatagaactaaaaaaaaacgaaaaaaaaaaaaccttcctcCTAATCTTTTTCAGAGATGATTGGTAGATATCCTAACAGCGAGTCACTCTGGTAGGtagtaaaaacaaacagacacacAGATGTTATTAGGAAAGCAAATGTCTATGCAGAAATAGACGAGCCTCTGTTTGCCCGgccctgagaaaaaaaacaaaaaaacaaagcaaaacgtgTAAAACAACTCGAAAATGCGAACATTGTTGGAGTCCGTTCTGCACGTGTTACCTTCAGCCCTCTTGGTCCAGTGGATGCTCCTATCCTGACACAGAAGCTTCAGAGGCTCCTCCAAGGTGGAGGCATCCGTCTGACTGGCAGACAGGACCCCCAAGTACTCGGTGCGCCGCCGGGTCTCGTTCACAGGCAGCCGGAACGGACCCTGCGAGGGGACAAAGCGGGAGCGCGAGCATAATATCAAACT encodes the following:
- the mlst8 gene encoding target of rapamycin complex subunit lst8 isoform X2, yielding MIAAAGYQHIRMYDLNSNNPNPVINYDGVSKNITSVGFHEDGRWMYTGGEDCMARIWDLRSRNLQCQRIFQVNAPINCVCLHPNQAELIVGDQSGVIHIWDLKTDHNEQLIPEPEVSVNAVHIDPDASYMAAVNSSGNCYVWNLAGGMGDEVTQLIPKTKIPAHKRYSLRCKFSPDSTLLATCSADQTCKIWRTSNFSLMTELSIKSNNPGETSRGWMWDCAFSGDSQYIVTASSDNLARLWCVETGEIKREYSGHQKAVVCLAFNDSVLS
- the mlst8 gene encoding target of rapamycin complex subunit lst8 isoform X1, giving the protein MNVNQGTVGSDPVILATAGYDHTVRFWQAHSGICTRTVQHQDSQVNSLEVTPDRSMIAAAGYQHIRMYDLNSNNPNPVINYDGVSKNITSVGFHEDGRWMYTGGEDCMARIWDLRSRNLQCQRIFQVNAPINCVCLHPNQAELIVGDQSGVIHIWDLKTDHNEQLIPEPEVSVNAVHIDPDASYMAAVNSSGNCYVWNLAGGMGDEVTQLIPKTKIPAHKRYSLRCKFSPDSTLLATCSADQTCKIWRTSNFSLMTELSIKSNNPGETSRGWMWDCAFSGDSQYIVTASSDNLARLWCVETGEIKREYSGHQKAVVCLAFNDSVLS